Genomic DNA from Thermodesulfovibrionales bacterium:
CTCGTGAACAACGCCGGCATAGCGCATCGGCAGGAAGCCTCATCGTCGAACAGCGCCGAAACCGCCTCTCCCCGTGCACTCCGGGAAACCTTCGATGTGAATTTCTTCGGACTTGTCGAGCTGACGCAGGCCCTCCTTCCTCTCCTTAAGAAGAGCGGTGGGGGTAGGGTCGTGAACGTTTCGAGCATAGTCGGTTCGCTCACGAACCAGAGCGGCGACGGCGGCATTTCATACAAGCCTTTTTCCTATGGCGCGTCAAAAACAGCCGTAAACGTATTCACCGTCTATCTCGCGTCAGCCCTTAAGGGCTCTCCCATCAAAATCAACTCAGCTCACCCCGGCTGGGTAAAGACAGACATGGGCGGAAAAGAGGCGCCGATGACCGTCGAAGAGGGTGCAAAGACCGCGGTCAGACTTGCGACACTCGGAGCTGACGGCCCGAGCGGCAAGTTCTTTCACCTTGGGGAAGAAATTCCCTGGTAGCCGGATGATCTCCTGCCACGAATGTTGAAAGAAAAGAAGGGGATTTAACGGATTCATTTTACCTTCCCGGTTGTTTCTCGCTCGGTCCTCTTCCCGCCACCTGCGGTCTTCTCCTGAGTCTATTCGTGAAATACCCCTATAAATGGAAAAAGGCTTTTTGCCGCCGGACTCTAGTCGATGCTGCGACAGTCCTCGCAACTTCATATCTTATTCATGATTCTGCCGTAACTTAAAAGTAGAGGTGGTTAGGTGAAGAAAGAAATATCGCGGCTTATGAAAATCACGTTTTTTATGGGGGTGACTATTATGCTCGCATTTTCTGTTGCGGATGCCGCAAACCTGGAAAGGGCGACGTTCGCCGGGGGTTGTTTCTGGTGCATGGTGCCTCCCTTCGAGAAACTCGAAGGGGTGAGGGAGGTAATTTCCGGTTATACCGGCGGCCACAAGGAGGATCCGACCTATGAGGAGGTATCCGCAGGAAAGACAGGCCATGTCGAGGCCATTGAGGTGGTCTTTGACCCTTCACGGGTCTCGTACGAGAGACTGCTTGAAGTCTTCTGGCGGCAGATCGACCCGACTGATCCGGGCGGACAGTTCGTCGACCGCGGATCTCAGTACCGCTCGGTAATTTTCTACCAGACACCGGATCAGAAGGTCTTGGCGGAGAAATCGAAGGAAGAGCTGGCCAAGTCGGGCCGATTCAAAAAAGCCATCGTCACGGAGATCCTCCCTGCAGGAAAGTTCTATAGGGCCGAGGAGTATCATCAGGACTTCTACAAGAAGAATCCCATAAGGTACAAGTTCTACCGTTATAACTCAGGCCGAGACCAGTTCCTGAAGAAGGTCTGGGGAGAACAGATATCACAGGCAACCGATTCGCGGGGAAACGGGGAGAAGGGGAGAACATTCGTGAAGCCCTCAAAGGCAGAACTCGAGAAGAAACTGACGCCCATTCAGTTCAAGGTGACCCAGAGGGATGGTACCGAACCTGCCTTCCAGAACGAATACTGGAACAACAAGCACGAGGGCATTTATGTTGATGTAGTCTCTGGGGAGCCACTCTTCAGCTCGATCGACAAGTACGATTCAGGAACGGGATGGCCGAGTTTCACGAAACCGCTTGAGCCGAACAACATCGTCGAGAAAGATGACTGGAGTTTCTTCATGAGGAGGACTGAAGTGCGCAGTAAGCAGGGTGACTCCCATCTCGGCCATGTTTTCAATGACGGGCCGAAACCGACAGGCCTCCGTTACTGCATGAATTCTGCCGCACTCCGGTTTATCCCGAAAGAAGACCTTGGACGGGACGGCTACGAAGAGTACCTGAGGCTCTTCGATAAATGATTCACCACGGGCCTTCATTCCCTATAACTGGCTTGATCGCGCGTCGCTCCGTAGCCTGTCCATGGTAGTCGGCTTCCTTGACAATCTTTTGTTTCTTCGGCTATTCTAAAAAGATTTGTGACGTACCCTGTCTCATACGTTCTGCCGGAACTGCATCGCCTGCCCGGAAGGACGAGTGAAAGACAATTCTGCGTCAAGCGAAAGAGTAGGACTTTATTGTCTTAGTGGAAGACGGTAACAAAGAAAGGGGGTGTTACGATGGCAGAAAAAGGAAAGTCGAAGACCGACGTGGCCGCAAGAACGGACTTGAAGAGCAAGTCACAGCTCTGCAGTAACTGTGGAAACAAGGTTGAAGTCGTCTTGGCGGTTTCTCCGAATGGGAAGAAGAGAATGAAACGCATCTGTTGCGGCGGGTAATCATCGTCTCCTGCAGGGAATGCTGCTATGAGGAGGTGTCTTCTCCGGGTTTTGACAAAACTTTAAACCTGACCCGGAGGAGATTCCCTCTTGATCATGACTCTTTCAGGAGGTGGAGAAGTTCTTCAATCAAGCCCGTCTGTCCCTTGTTGATCTTCCTTTTCGCCTCGTCGATTTGAAACCATGCGGCCCGATCTATCTCCGGGAAGACTTGGTACCTGCCGGAGTCTGGCGGCCATTCCATCGAGAAGGTGTTGCTCCTTACCGCTTCGGGATCACAATCTCCTTCGAAGGCCCACGCCCTCACTGTCTTGCCGCTTTTCAATTTCACCGGTCTGAGAGGAATGAAGTTGCCGGAGGCCTTAAATCCTGTTTCCTCTTCGAACTCGCGTCTGGCAGCCGAAAGGGGGTCCTCATCAGGTCTTGGCAGACCCTTCGGGACAGACCATGCCCCAAGGTCCCTGCCGGTCCATAATGGTCCGCCCGGATGGACGAGAAGAACCTCGAGCAGCACTCCGCTCCAACGATACATGAGGAGCCCGCAGCTTATCTTGAACATAGCCGACTGCAATTGAAATGGACTACGGACAGGCAACCGGTACCACGAGAAATTACTCGACCGTTACTTCATAATCGGCAAATTCCTTGATCAGAAGGATCTTCTCCTTCAATCCGTTTGGGTCGAATTTCCCGTAGGCCATCGAGTCGTCAAAGAGACGCAGCCACTTTCTTGTCGCGTCACGTTCGAACCTGCCTCCGCCCGCGACGACCCAAGCCGGGTCATGGATGTTAAATCGCTTCCCGGAGCCGTCGTAGGAGCCGACAAGTCCCTTTTCCTTGCAGAACTGTTTTACGATATCGGCGTGGTACGGCGCGTATTCCTTCGGCGAGAAGAGTAGGTATTCCCTCGACTGATTCCGTATCTGGAGGAACTTCCCGCTCATCTTGACCGGGACGGATGTTTTCTCCATCCCGGCATAATACTGTTCGGAATAATCGACAAAGGTTACCTGAAACTCTTGTCCCATCTATTTCAGTTCTCTTCCGAGCCGCTCGAGAGCTCGCTCAAAGGCCACCTCATAGCTCTTTTCATGTTCCGAGAGAAACTCCGACATTCTTATCTCCACCGCCTCATCGACGGAGAGTGAGGCCTGCAGAACGGTTCTCCCGTCAGGGGTACGGACCGGCCTCGCCCGCATCTGGGGATTCGCCTCTATGGCCGCCCTCAGCTCCTTCACAGCACTTTCCTTCATCTCCCTGTATTCCCGCTGGAGTTTCTCGATTGCGCCCAGGGAGTTCTCGACGGCAGCGGTGTTCGGGTTTTCCTTGAGTGCCTCTATCGCTAAAATTCCATTTTTTCTCTGCCGAAATTCCTCCGGCGCGCCGCCCGGCCTGATGGAGCCGGCAATATGATTCTGAGCCTCCTTCAGGAGACGGGCATTCAGCCCCTTGAACTTTCCCCATATCTCATCTTTTGTAAGTTCGGTCCTATAGAATGCGGACAGGAGCGTTTTCAACTTCTCGCGTTCTTTCAGGTATTCCTTCTCTTGAGGAGTAAGGCCTTCGATCTCCTTCATCTTATCCATTGCCTTCTCAAGGGCGCTTTTCACTGCTGACATGTGACATCTCCTTTCGCGGGCCGCCTCCAGAATCTCATTTAAGACTATCATCAAAATCTCCTCACTGCAACTCCTGAACAACCCTGTATTTGATGAACTCGGGCGGGTGAATCATAGGGAAGCGGTTTCATGATGAGGTCTTTATCAGGTATAATGTGGCATATTATTCTTAGGAGGTTATGTCCAATGAGATTGATGCCGCTTCACGACTGGGTTTTGATCAGGAGGAAAGAACCTGAAGGAAAGACCGCCGGCGGAATCATCATTCCCGATTCGGTCAGAGATACGCCGGATGAAGGCATTGTGGAAGCTGTCGGTCCCGGCAGATTCAAGAAAGAACCGGGAAAGCGAGGGGAGAGGTTCGAGGCTACGGTTGTGAAACCGGGCCAGCGTGTCTTCTTCTCCGGGTATGCAGCAAGGGATGTGGTACTGCAGGAAGAGAAGGTAACTCTTATCAGGGAAGCGGATATCCTCGGAGTTCTTGAAGGCACCGGTGAGGTCACAGTGAAGAAGCCCTTCCAGGTGGAAGTCAAGACTGGGCAACCCCTGCTGGTCCCCAAGAAAACAGGTCCGGCGGTTAGGAAGATTCCCACGACTAAGGTTCCAGTAGCCGCCAGGAAACCTCGTGCGGAAAGCCCGGCGAAGGCGAAAGAGACGCGAAAGACAAAGAAGGCCGACGCGGTCAAGACAGCATCGGGAAGAGCAGAAAAGAAGATCGCACCTGCGAAAAGGACGAGAATCACTGAGAAGAAGAAGACCAGAAAGACGACCGTTGCGAGTCCGAAACCCGGGAAAAAGGCTCCTGCGAGGAAGACAACCTCGAAGAGTTCAGCCCAACAGACTCTCCTGAAGAGAAGAGTTCAGAAAAAGGGTACCGCCAAGAAGACCGTCTCCCCCAAGAAAAAGGCAGGAGTGAGCAGGGAGTCAAAGGGCGGCGTGAAGGCGAAAAGAAGCTCCCGGAAATAGCGAGGGAAGGACACTGCCGTTCGAACCCGGAAAGCTCCCAGAGGGAGATAAGAAGCAAGATTCCCGCTCTAGAGATATTTCGCAAAAACCTTGCGGAAGTGAAAACCATAAATGGCGAGGGTCATCGCGAGGGGGAAGAGGCGGGGGCGCCTGAGCACAGTCCAGAAGAAAAGCCTCCAGTAATGGAACCGCTCCCTGCCTATCATCCCGAGGATTACCGTAGACTTGAGAAAGGCGCCGAGATAATTGAACCGGAATCGTACCGCTTTCTTCTTCGGAGGACGGTATTCCTTCAGGAAGGTCTTAACCCTTTTGTAGTAGTATTTTGGTGAATAGACCGTTTTGAGTATCTGTTTGTACCCATTGATGAGTACGTCGTGGTTCATCTTCGGGACGAAGTTGATCGAGAAATCCGTATTATCACCCGAGGGGTCCTTCAGCAACCGCTGCTCCTTTTCGAGCCGGTCATAGAGCTGTGTGCGCGGAATCGCGTTTAAGAGGCCTACCATCGCCGTGGCTATTCCGCTTTTCTGAATGAACTTTATCTGCGTCTCAAAAATCGTGAGGGGGTCGTTGTCGAAACCGACGATGAACCCGGCCTGAACCTGAAGGCCGGCCTTCTGAATCTTTCTGACGCTTTCGAGCAGGTCGCGGTTCTTGTTCTGGAACTTATTGCATTCGGCAAGGCTCTGCTCGTTCGGAGTTTCGATGCCGACAAAGACAATATCGAATCCAGCCTCGACCATTAACCGCATCAATTCATCATTATCGGAAAGTTCTATAGACGCCTGCGTGATAAACGAGAACGGATGTTTTCTCATCTCCATCCATTCCGCAATGGCCGGAAGGATCTCGTCCCTCAGCTTCCTCTTATTGCCGATAAAATTATCATCGACAAAAAATACTCCGCCCCGAAACCCCTGCACGTAAAGGCTCTCCAACTCTCCGATGATCTGGTCTCTATCTTTCGTTCGAGGCACCCGTCCGCAGAGGACGGTGATATCACAAAAATCGCAGTGAAAGGGGCATCCCCGGGAATATTGGATGTTGACCGTCGCATAACTCTTCATGTTCACGAGTCCCCAGTCGGGAAGAGGAGTCGTCCGTATGTCCGCCCACTCCTCGGAGATGTAAATCCGCCCTGCGCTCCCCTCCCTTAAGTCTTTCAGGAAAAGGGGCAGGGTAATTTCGGCTTCATTCAATACCAAGTGATCCACGTCCTTGAATTCTTCATATCCCGTGGTGAAAAGGGGGCCGCCGGCTACTATCTTGGCGCCTATGGATCTGCACCTCGCGATGACCCGCTTCGCCGATTCTCTCTGGATCGCCATGGCGCTGATGAAGACGAGATCTGCCCACCTCAAATCATCATCACGGAGGGCAGTAACATTCATGTCTACGAGTCTCTTTTCCCATTCCCCGGGAAGCATGCTGGCAACGGTCAATAAGCCTAGGGGAGGGCTGCTCGCTTTCCTGAAGATGAATTTCACGGCGTGTTTAAAACTCCAGAACGTGTCAGGAAATTCCGGATAAACGAGGAGTATTTTCACCTATGATTCCTTTTCGACGCTCTTGGTAATGAGGTCAACCACCCACTCCCGGTTAACCTTGATATCGTAGTATACATCATTATTTAGATATTTATCCGATATCCCGATGGCTCGTGATCACCGAATGGCAGGCGGCTTGTTGTAACCACAATTAAAAATGCTCATCTTCTTCCTCATCCGTTCTGTCCGTCCTCTGACGAATTCTCATCCGCCCCCAGGCGCTCGTTTCCCAATTGTCTTTGCGGATTGTTCCGGTAACCCAGGGAGGCACTGTCAAGCGAAAATATTCCGAGAGGGCGCTGACATATGGCTCATACATGAGGCGAAGTTCGGTCAAATCCTGCTCCGCCTCGTTTCCTTCACGAAGCGGCAGCCCGGCTTCGGCCAGCGCTGCCCGAAGTTCCGCAAACTCTTCGGGAGTGAAACGATCCCGCTTCGGCTTGATAGGAGACCGTCTAAAAATGAGGGAAAGATCCACAACCGTGTGCCGTGCCATGGCAAAGGTGAGCTGGGCCTGGCGTGCACAGGTGCCCTCCATAGCAGACAAGACGAAGGCGCTCGTATCGAGGATTGCGGTGATGGCGGCAAGCCATGATTGGTTATCATGCTGCGAGCGGAAATAGGCGAGCACGGGGTAGGAGAGATGACTTTCGAGCAACTCGGCGGCCCAGCGCTCCCATTCGCTCAGATGCCGGAGGAGCGTTTCCATGTTCGTGTCATGGCAGCGCCTCCGTAACATCTCGGCAGCGGTGGGCGGCGATCCGGCGCGTGCGTCGAGAAGCGAGATGTTCAATTCCCTACGGGAGATGGACTGACTGAGTGCCGGCAGATAAGCGAAAAGGAGCGCGAGAAAACCGAAACCAAGTCCTGCCTCGACCGCGGTGAGCACTCGTGCAATCGGGGCGAGAGGAGTGACATCACCGAGCCCGAGAGTGAAAAAGGTCGTGGCGCTCAAGTACAAGTCCGTACTAAAACCTGCGACCCCTTCCGGCGTCTTGATCGGAGAACCGCATGCCCAGTGTAAAAGCCCGAATCCTACGATCAAGCCGAAGGCCCAGATACTGAGCAGGAGCAATAATGAAAGCGGTCCGAAATAACTGAGAAAGGTATCCTGAAGTCTGCCCTTAGAGATCGAACGGAACAGGGCAGACCAGATTCGCCAGGCATTTCTATAGAAGAGGCGGGTGAAGCGGTATTTGCGCGTCACACGACGGGGAAGCAGAATTACCTCAAAAGCCTCCCAGAGGACAAGGAGAATGAGGGAGACGCCGAGGATCGCTGAGAGAACCTGCACCTTCACCTCCACGAATACTCACGCAACGGCTAGAGAAAGCATACCACAAAAATCGGGTAAGCCATACCCCTCACCTCGCTCCTGCTGTTCTAGACTCTGTCATGTGTCCTTTTTTTTAACATGTCAAGATCCAGGAAAGATCTTTCCCGAAACAGCAAAAATGAAAAAGGCGATGGCCATCTGGAGGCAGAGGCCGATAATGAGGGACCAGACGAAATGTATTTTCGGAGCGAGGAAGATAACAGAGAGGACGAACGCCATCCAGGGGAAGATCATGATCATTAACCCCCGTGCGTAGGACAATACCATCGACTGACCGGCATTGAGATATATGAGGA
This window encodes:
- a CDS encoding SDR family oxidoreductase — its product is MPKIRIALVTGANRGLGLETSRQLARLGIKVLMGSRSARKGKAAVQELADEGLDVEFILLDVTKSDHIIHAAEQIRESFGKLDILVNNAGIAHRQEASSSNSAETASPRALRETFDVNFFGLVELTQALLPLLKKSGGGRVVNVSSIVGSLTNQSGDGGISYKPFSYGASKTAVNVFTVYLASALKGSPIKINSAHPGWVKTDMGGKEAPMTVEEGAKTAVRLATLGADGPSGKFFHLGEEIPW
- the msrB gene encoding peptide-methionine (R)-S-oxide reductase MsrB; this translates as MKKEISRLMKITFFMGVTIMLAFSVADAANLERATFAGGCFWCMVPPFEKLEGVREVISGYTGGHKEDPTYEEVSAGKTGHVEAIEVVFDPSRVSYERLLEVFWRQIDPTDPGGQFVDRGSQYRSVIFYQTPDQKVLAEKSKEELAKSGRFKKAIVTEILPAGKFYRAEEYHQDFYKKNPIRYKFYRYNSGRDQFLKKVWGEQISQATDSRGNGEKGRTFVKPSKAELEKKLTPIQFKVTQRDGTEPAFQNEYWNNKHEGIYVDVVSGEPLFSSIDKYDSGTGWPSFTKPLEPNNIVEKDDWSFFMRRTEVRSKQGDSHLGHVFNDGPKPTGLRYCMNSAALRFIPKEDLGRDGYEEYLRLFDK
- a CDS encoding NUDIX domain-containing protein, translating into MFKISCGLLMYRWSGVLLEVLLVHPGGPLWTGRDLGAWSVPKGLPRPDEDPLSAARREFEEETGFKASGNFIPLRPVKLKSGKTVRAWAFEGDCDPEAVRSNTFSMEWPPDSGRYQVFPEIDRAAWFQIDEAKRKINKGQTGLIEELLHLLKES
- a CDS encoding B12-binding domain-containing radical SAM protein — encoded protein: MKILLVYPEFPDTFWSFKHAVKFIFRKASSPPLGLLTVASMLPGEWEKRLVDMNVTALRDDDLRWADLVFISAMAIQRESAKRVIARCRSIGAKIVAGGPLFTTGYEEFKDVDHLVLNEAEITLPLFLKDLREGSAGRIYISEEWADIRTTPLPDWGLVNMKSYATVNIQYSRGCPFHCDFCDITVLCGRVPRTKDRDQIIGELESLYVQGFRGGVFFVDDNFIGNKRKLRDEILPAIAEWMEMRKHPFSFITQASIELSDNDELMRLMVEAGFDIVFVGIETPNEQSLAECNKFQNKNRDLLESVRKIQKAGLQVQAGFIVGFDNDPLTIFETQIKFIQKSGIATAMVGLLNAIPRTQLYDRLEKEQRLLKDPSGDNTDFSINFVPKMNHDVLINGYKQILKTVYSPKYYYKRVKTFLKEYRPPKKKAVRFRFNYLGAFLKSTVILGMIGRERFHYWRLFFWTVLRRPRLFPLAMTLAIYGFHFRKVFAKYL
- a CDS encoding potassium channel family protein encodes the protein MQVLSAILGVSLILLVLWEAFEVILLPRRVTRKYRFTRLFYRNAWRIWSALFRSISKGRLQDTFLSYFGPLSLLLLLSIWAFGLIVGFGLLHWACGSPIKTPEGVAGFSTDLYLSATTFFTLGLGDVTPLAPIARVLTAVEAGLGFGFLALLFAYLPALSQSISRRELNISLLDARAGSPPTAAEMLRRRCHDTNMETLLRHLSEWERWAAELLESHLSYPVLAYFRSQHDNQSWLAAITAILDTSAFVLSAMEGTCARQAQLTFAMARHTVVDLSLIFRRSPIKPKRDRFTPEEFAELRAALAEAGLPLREGNEAEQDLTELRLMYEPYVSALSEYFRLTVPPWVTGTIRKDNWETSAWGRMRIRQRTDRTDEEEDEHF